The stretch of DNA TCTTGAAATGGAAATGTTTGACAAATTATAGTCAGTGTTGAATATACACGCCactggaaataaaacaaaatgtacatgaATCAAGTTAAGTGGTGAGTCTTCGCTACTATCAGCTATGCTTTATTGAGCTTCAATCCTCGGTACATTCTGTAACGAAAGAAAACTTCCATTCATTCTTTACTCTCTAATTGCACATCAGACAAAATCTAATGAAATGACGTAGAGGTACTGATGGGACTAAAACAAATGATGCTAAAGAGAACTGAACTCAATCATAAGGGCTGAGAAAAATTGTGCTCACTGctgaacatatttttttttgtttgtggaTTCAACAAAATGattgttaataattaataagaaCACTCCTTAATCATTGTTGATCTCTTATAAATGTGCCCATTTGATCAAGTTAACAAGTTGAGGTAGGACGTCATGTACAGCTTTATTGTATTAAACTCACAAAGGGCTTTTAGatgtaaaaataaaagccaagtgtcaatatatttttaatagtCATGTAAAATATTATTGTCTGGTTGGAAAAGCTTCGAATCTAGTGCATGCAAGAAAGTTGAAATGCCAATATCTACAATCCCTGCTGACAACACAAACCTCATCAGAAGCTACCCAATCAGAAGCTGATACTTTCGTTGTCAACATGTACTTTTCAATGCAACACTCCTGTTGGTTCTCACTTCCAGTTTCTTGATTACAGTTCCTTAAGGCCATACTGTAAGGGCAAATTACcacattatttatttcttttttgcaaGTCAATTTGAGATTAGAAGCACATCAGACTGGGACGACCTATCTCCACTTTCAGtagaatgaaatgaataatacgattaaaaacatttgtttcctgctccggaagcataataaaagttaaaaaggttttacaaactcggagctaaatgttaaaacttatgaaacttatgaaatatttcgtccgttttttcaaccggacttcatcagtcaatgatgtgaatgttaaaaagatgaattttaaaaaggtttttaacgcctcttgggggttagaattgtgtcatagatggctACTAATTCataaccattgtctctgtttaacgccagtttcgtaagtttaatttgagtagcttcttttatcctgcgtttgaaggtgtgaacttcggttgatagtacttttgtcctatttgggtccaccgagtggccctccaggcgacaatgctcatgaatagctgatgaacttcttgattggtgttcttttactctgatttccagagagcgggccgtttcgccaacgtactccttgttacacttctcacaatggatctggtacacagtaccgcatttcttgagattgacagttgtgtccttgacacgtaccaattgtgatcttagagaattgacgggtttatcaataagtgtaacctcgtgtgacttgaaagctctttgcaggcgttccgagattcctttgatgtatggcgttgatgcatagattttcttctcgttttgaggCTCTTCGGTATCTTCTGTTGTAGATTTTGGATGTGGTATTGTTAGCATCCATTCTGGATACTTATTCATTTTTAGAGCTTGCTTGACGTGCTGTGTTTCTCTAGTTCTGTCATCGTTTTCCGTAACCAAGGTCTGAGCTCTCAACATCAGGGTGTTAACCACAGCTCTTTTGTGTTGTAGATGATGGTTTGATTGGAAGTTTAGGTACTGGTCCGTGTGCGTAGGTTTGCGGTACACGGAGATCTTGGTAGAACCATCTTGGTTAATACTCACACAGGTATCAAGgaaaggaatcctgccatcCTTTTCTTGTTCCGAAGTGAACTGGATATGTTGGTCAATGGAGTTTAGATGTTCTGAGAAGGAATCGACGGCGTTTTCGTGAATCTTGGCCAtcgtgtcatccacatatcgaTACCACATAGTTGGAGGGGTGGGGGCGGTGTCCAGAGCTCTGCTCTCGAACTGTTCCATGTAGAGATTGGCCACTACAGGGGAAATTGGAGACCCCATGGCggctcctttcttttgtttgtagaATTCACCATGGAATGTGAAGTATGTGCTCGAGAGGCACATCTCTAGTAGAACAGATAATTGGGCAATGTCTAACGGGCATCTATCCGGTAAGCTCTGGTCACTTTCCAGTTTGGCTCTGACAACTGGAATGGCTTCATTGATCGGAATGCTGGTAAACAGTGAGGAAACATCGTATGAAACGAGTTTCTGTCCAGGGGGTACTTCAAGTTCTGCAATCTTGTTGACAAAGTCTTCACTGTTGACGATGTGATGACTGTTGAGGCCAACAAGAGGTTTCATAATCTTAGCAAGGAACTTGGCAGTATCATACATCACGCTACCAATGCTCGAAACTATTGGCCGTAGCGGTACGTCTTTCTTGTGAATCTTGGGTAGCCCGTAGAACTTTGGGACATTCTCTGCTGTGGGGTACAGTTGATTGTAAAGATAATTAGGGATTCTCTTTTCTTTGCGCCACTCCTTCAAGGTTTGAATAAGTTTGTTTTTGATGGCTCTGGTTGGGTCAGATGTCCGTTTTTCATACGTATTGGTATCGTCTAGAAGAGCCTTCACCAGTTCGAGAGCAGAGCTCTGGACACCGCCCCCACCCCTCCAACTATGTGGTAtcgatatgtggatgacacgaTGGCCAAGATTCACGAAAACGCCGTCGATTCCTTCTCAGAACATCTAAACTCCATTGACCAACATATCCAGTTCACTTCGGAACAAGAAAAGgatggcaggattcctttcCTTGATACCTGTGTGAGTATTAACCAAGATGGTTCTACCAAGATCTCCGTGTACCGCAAACCTACGCACACGGACCAGTACCTAAACTTCCAATCAAACCATCATCTACAACACAAAAGAGCTGTGGTTAACACCCTGATGTTGAGAGCTCAGACCTTGGTTACGGAAAACGATGACAGAACTAGAGAAACACAGCACGTCAAGCAAGCTCTAAAAATGAATAAGTATCCAGAATGGATGCTAACAATACCACATCCAAAATCTACAACAGAAGATACCGAAGAGcctcaaaacgagaagaaaatctatgcatcaacgccatacatcaaaggaatctcggaacgcctgcaaagagctttcaagtcacacgaggttacacttattgataaacccgtcaattctctaagatcacaattggtacgtgtcaaggacacaactgtcaatctcaagaaatgcggtactgtgtaccagatccattgtgagaagtgtaacaaggagtacgttggcgaaacggcccgctctctggaaatcagagtaaaagaacaccaatcaagaagttcatcagctattcacgagcattgtcgcctggagggccactcggtggacccaaataggacaaaagtactatcaaccgaagttaacaccttcaaaggcaggataaaagaagctattcaaattaaacttacgaaaccggcgttaaacagagacaatggttacgaattagcagccatctatgacacaattctaacccccaagaggcgttaaaaacctttttaaaattcatctttttaacattcacatcattgactgatgaagtccggttgaaaaaacggacgaaatatttcataagtattaacttttagctccgagtttgtaaaacctttttaactttgaaatgaataatattattttaggtATTTTTACTCTCTCCTGTAGAAAGATGTTAGTATATTACAGGGCTACTCCCAGAATTCCAGCACTGACAGCAACACATAGCCTCAATGAACTACTTAGCGTAACATCAACCAATATAAATAATACACTGAACTGTATTTTAACATACCCAGATCCTTCCTGGCACACTGACTTGTGGTCATTGAACTCAGACATCTTTAATGCCTAAAGAGAGAATTATGGCTTGATCAATTCCAAGGAGAGGTGATAAAATACCCTACAAATGCCCGGGGAGGGGGAACTATAAATACAAATATACTAACATAACAACAGAGTGACACACGTGCAAAACGTCTGCGCATGCGCAAGgtcaattttcaaaatggcggttgcGAATGCGAACTTCACTACAAGAACGCCTTTTTTTGAGCTAAAATCGAACTTTATTAGCATCCAAAACTTCAAAGCAGGAAACGTTAAACATCCAGGTATGCACTGGAGCAAGGATTTCTAGAAAGTTTGCGTCAATCGTGCAAGAAAGCCGCTCGTTTAGACAAATTCGTGCATCGCCGTTCTCAGTGTCTATGTTCGACTTCAGAATGAGACGAAAGTGAGGGAACAAACGTTGAAGGCTGGAGAGATTTGCCGCTTGATATTCACGAGGAATTCCTCCAGATCAGGCTTGGCAGTCATACCAACC from Montipora capricornis isolate CH-2021 chromosome 9, ASM3666992v2, whole genome shotgun sequence encodes:
- the LOC138017339 gene encoding uncharacterized protein, producing the protein MSEFNDHKSVCQEGSGWRGGGGVQSSALELVKALLDDTNTYEKRTSDPTRAIKNKLIQTLKEWRKEKRIPNYLYNQLYPTAENVPKFYGLPKIHKKDVPLRPIVSSIGSVMYDTAKFLAKIMKPLVGLNSHHIVNSEDFVNKIAELEVPPGQKLVSYDVSSLFTSIPINEAIPVVRAKLESDQSLPDRCPLDIAQLSVLLEMCLSSTYFTFHGEFYKQKKGAAMGSPISPVVANLYMEQFESRALDTAPTPPTMWYRYVDDTMAKIHENAVDSFSEHLNSIDQHIQFTSEQEKDGRIPFLDTCVSINQDGSTKISVYRKPTHTDQYLNFQSNHHLQHKRAVVNTLMLRAQTLVTENDDRTRETQHVKQALKMNNMALRNCNQETGSENQQECCIEKYMLTTKVSASDWVASDEELTDSPDTEVLDNLQPMSDDPMTPEYNFYMVSDALSEFESLHPELFKNVPLSEEVTEHNFISIDNE